In Primulina eburnea isolate SZY01 chromosome 3, ASM2296580v1, whole genome shotgun sequence, one DNA window encodes the following:
- the LOC140826740 gene encoding phenylacetaldehyde reductase-like isoform X2, with protein MDCRSRVVCVTGASGYVASWLVKLLLLNGYTVKGTVRDLGKAGKVAHLKALEGAQERLLLFEADLIEEGSLDSILHDCVGLFHTASPVLYSITDPQQWYWLAKTLAEQTAVKYAEQNGIDLVVMNPGFVIGPLLQPTLNASSHFILDIIKGKNVFPDYQFVDVRDVASAHVMALEDSSANGRYILVESSVDHYEAVQFLHELVSPSHNNLHQNVTGDLTFKVSKKKAESLGLNFIPMEVSFKDMIESLKHKNFLHIWKRRDQC; from the exons ATGGATTGTAGAAGTAGAGTAGTATGTGTAACAGGAGCTTCGGGGTACGTAGCTTCATGGCTGGTTAAGCTTTTGCTGCTAAATGGCTACACCGTCAAAGGCACCGTTCGAGACCTGG GGAAGGCTGGTAAAGTTGCGCACCTAAAAGCACTTGAAGGAGCTCAAGAGAGACTGCTGTTATTTGAAGCCGACTTGATAGAAGAAGGGTCTCTTGATTCAATTTTGCATGATTGTGTTGGACTGTTTCACACTGCATCTCCCGTTTTGTATTCAATTACTGATCCACAG CAATGGTATTGGCTTGCGAAGACATTAGCAGAGCAAACTGCGGTGAAATATGCAGAACAAAATGGGATTGATTTGGTAGTGATGAATCCCGGGTTCGTGATCGGTCCTCTCCTTCAGCCAACTCTCAATGCTTCGTCTCACTTCATTTTGGACATCATAAAAG GAAAAAATGTATTTCCCGACTATCAATTTGTTGATGTTAGAGACGTTGCGTCTGCTCATGTTATGGCTCTTGAGGATTCATCGGCTAATGGAAGATACATTTTAGTCGAATCGTCGGTGGACCATTACGAAGCTGTGCAGTTTTTACATGAGCTAGTTAGCCCTTCACACAACAATCTTCATCAGAA TGTTACTGGGGATCTAACATTTAAGGTGTCCAAGAAGAAAGCCGAGAGTTTGGGGTTGAATTTTATACCTATGGAGGTGAGCTTTAAGGACATGATCGAGAGTTTGAAGCATAAAAACTTCCTCCACATTTGGAAGAGGCGGGACCAGTGTTAG
- the LOC140826741 gene encoding protein RETICULATA-RELATED 4, chloroplastic-like gives MITAVSSHLASQFIVSPCLCNHYFPSSVTYVFLNTHLRRTTLSSNSSPKVLSRPSFDIFSSADGSDVGGGDNSDGTVEKKLNRGEALGALAEVGRSLSNIPDDLAVAIESGKIPAMVVHRYFDLENSPVLGWLLRFGGFKERLLADDLFLTKVAIECGVGIFAKTAAELAGRQENFTRELDFVFADLAMAIIADFMLVWLPAPTVSLQPPLSVNAGCLNKFFYACPDNAFQVAFAGMSYSLLQRIGAIMRNGGKLFVVGTGASLIGTGLTVLLIAARIAIVASFDGETNDLPILPTSVAYGVFMAVSSNLRYQILAGVIEQRILEPLFHEHKFILGTMCFAIRTGNTFLGSLMWVAYAHWIGIQTING, from the exons ATGATTACTGCAGTTTCTTCGCACCTTGCGTCCCAATTCATTGTATCGCCATGTCTGTGCAACCACTACTTCCCGTCATCCGTCACCTACGTATTCTTGAATACCCATTTGCGGAGAACTACTCTCTCCTCCAATTCATCGCCAAAGGTCCTCTCTCGTCCTTCCTTCGACATCTTCTCCAGTGCTGATGGAAGCGATGTTGGTGGAGGAGATAACAGTGATGGAACTGTGGAGAAGAAGCTAAACAGGGGAGAGGCGCTCGGGGCCTTGGCTGAGGTGGGTAGATCGTTGAGTAATATCCCCGATGATTTGGCTGTTGCCATTGAGTCGGGAAAGATTCCGGCGATGGTAGTTCATCGGTATTTTGACCTCGAGAACTCTCCGGTTCTTGGCTGGTTGCTTCGATTTGGAGGGTTTAAGGAAAGGTTGCTTGCTGATGATCTTTTCTTGACTAAAGTCGCCATCGAGTGTGGTGTTGGAATCTTCGCCAAG ACTGCTGCAGAGCTGGCAGGGCGTCAAGAAAATTTCACAAGGGAGCTAGATTTTGTATTTGCTGACCTG GCAATGGCCATCATCGCAGATTTCATGCTTGTTTGGCTACCAGCCCCTACTGTTTCTCTGCAACCACCTCTGTCTGTAAATGCTGGATGTCTCAATAAGTTCTTTTATGCGTGCCCTGATAATGCTTTTCAG GTTGCCTTTGCTGGTATGTCCTATTCACTTTTACAAAGGATAGGGGCTATAATG AGAAATGGAGGAAAATTATTTGTAGTAGGGACAGGTGCATCTCTG ATTGGCACTGGTTTAACAGTTCTGTTAATCGCTGCACGAATAGCAATTGTTGCATCTTTTGATGGTGAAACAAACGATTTACCCATTCTACCAACAAGTGTTGCATATGGGGTCTTTATGGCAGTTTCAAGTAACCTTAG GTACCAAATACTCGCTGGAGttatagaacaacgtattttaGAACCGTTGTTCCATGAACATAAGTTCATACTAGGGACAATGTGTTTTGCTATTCGAACAGGCAATACCTTTTTGGGATCCCTGAT GTGGGTGGCTTATGCACATTGGATTGGAATCCAAACGATAAATGGATGA
- the LOC140826740 gene encoding phenylacetaldehyde reductase-like isoform X1 has product MDCRSRVVCVTGASGYVASWLVKLLLLNGYTVKGTVRDLGKAGKVAHLKALEGAQERLLLFEADLIEEGSLDSILHDCVGLFHTASPVLYSITDPQKQLIEPSVNGTLNVLKSCTKAPSIKRVVLTSSIASVTLNRNPRGPDTIMDETWFSDRELCIETKQWYWLAKTLAEQTAVKYAEQNGIDLVVMNPGFVIGPLLQPTLNASSHFILDIIKGKNVFPDYQFVDVRDVASAHVMALEDSSANGRYILVESSVDHYEAVQFLHELVSPSHNNLHQNVTGDLTFKVSKKKAESLGLNFIPMEVSFKDMIESLKHKNFLHIWKRRDQC; this is encoded by the exons ATGGATTGTAGAAGTAGAGTAGTATGTGTAACAGGAGCTTCGGGGTACGTAGCTTCATGGCTGGTTAAGCTTTTGCTGCTAAATGGCTACACCGTCAAAGGCACCGTTCGAGACCTGG GGAAGGCTGGTAAAGTTGCGCACCTAAAAGCACTTGAAGGAGCTCAAGAGAGACTGCTGTTATTTGAAGCCGACTTGATAGAAGAAGGGTCTCTTGATTCAATTTTGCATGATTGTGTTGGACTGTTTCACACTGCATCTCCCGTTTTGTATTCAATTACTGATCCACAG AAACAACTGATTGAACCATCGGTGAACGGAACGCTAAACGTCCTCAAGTCATGCACCAAAGCACCATCTATCAAACGAGTTGTGCTCACATCTTCCATAGCTTCAGTTACACTCAACAGAAATCCCCGTGGCCCGGATACCATAATGGATGAGACCTGGTTTTCGGACCGCGAATTATGCATAGAAACAAAG CAATGGTATTGGCTTGCGAAGACATTAGCAGAGCAAACTGCGGTGAAATATGCAGAACAAAATGGGATTGATTTGGTAGTGATGAATCCCGGGTTCGTGATCGGTCCTCTCCTTCAGCCAACTCTCAATGCTTCGTCTCACTTCATTTTGGACATCATAAAAG GAAAAAATGTATTTCCCGACTATCAATTTGTTGATGTTAGAGACGTTGCGTCTGCTCATGTTATGGCTCTTGAGGATTCATCGGCTAATGGAAGATACATTTTAGTCGAATCGTCGGTGGACCATTACGAAGCTGTGCAGTTTTTACATGAGCTAGTTAGCCCTTCACACAACAATCTTCATCAGAA TGTTACTGGGGATCTAACATTTAAGGTGTCCAAGAAGAAAGCCGAGAGTTTGGGGTTGAATTTTATACCTATGGAGGTGAGCTTTAAGGACATGATCGAGAGTTTGAAGCATAAAAACTTCCTCCACATTTGGAAGAGGCGGGACCAGTGTTAG
- the LOC140826845 gene encoding uncharacterized protein: MGILSWFTGKGNGNGSQREEPTPAPKSDPKTVPEVPGSNGDIEVRKPDQLPAEISVFEFGSVAATADKVTLAGFCPVSDELEPRHWEILPASGAEAPQFRVVF; encoded by the coding sequence ATGGGAATTCTCTCGTGGTTCACCGGAAAAGGTAACGGTAATGGAAGCCAGCGGGAGGAACCAACTCCTGCCCCTAAATCCGACCCCAAAACGGTGCCAGAGGTCCCCGGCAGTAACGGAGATATAGAGGTTCGTAAACCCGACCAGCTTCCCGCTGAAATATCGGTGTTCGAGTTCGGTTCTGTCGCTGCTACCGCTGACAAGGTGACTCTGGCGGGGTTTTGCCCCGTATCTGACGAGCTCGAACCTCGCCATTGGGAGATTCTGCCGGCAAGCGGCGCCGAGGCACCACAATTCCGTGTTGTCTTTTGA
- the LOC140828306 gene encoding mitogen-activated protein kinase kinase kinase 20-like has translation MHWIRGETLGRGGFAFVSKGTTRQDGCLSNIPPIVAVKSSKSSHSNSLLKEKKLLDRFNHCPFIIRCFGDDTTLEDGQELYNIFLEYASGGCLADVIKSCGGKGLPEPVVKNHTRSILMALSHMHALGYVHCDIKPHNVLMVKGGDEKTSVNTFGEETAKLADLGSAINMRGGEDEDDGGFRGTVLYAAPESIANQTYVPQSDVWSLGCTLLFMLTGKSPWKFDNRTTAVDVMMTIGCSDQIPEIPSTKKISKEAVDFLKKCFVKDPRSRFTADMLLDHPFVKARNASPRAGKCSSRHQHHHHRYLTSRLSHGISSLVPSCFHVVDSAAVRPI, from the coding sequence ATGCATTGGATCAGAGGAGAAACTTTGGGCAGAGGGGGTTTTGCCTTTGTCTCTAAAGGCACAACCCGACAAGATGGCTGCCTCAGTAATATTCCACCCATAGTCGCTGTCAAATCTTCTAAATCATCCCACTCCAACTCTCTTCtcaaagaaaagaagctgctcGATCGGTTCAACCATTGTCCCTTCATCATCCGATGTTTCGGGGACGACACCACCCTAGAAGATGGCCAGGAACTATACAATATTTTTCTCGAGTACGCATCCGGAGGTTGTTTGGCAGATGTCATCAAATCTTGCGGCGGCAAAGGTTTGCCGGAGCCTGTTGTCAAAAATCACACGAGATCGATTCTCATGGCTCTTTCTCATATGCACGCACTCGGGTACGTGCACTGCGATATTAAGCCACACAACGTCTTAATGGTTAAAGGAGGTGACGAGAAAACGAGTGTGAACACTTTTGGCGAAGAAACTGCAAAGCTCGCAGATCTCGGAAGTGCTATTAACATGCGTGGCGGCGAAGATGAGGATGACGGGGGATTCAGGGGCACCGTTCTTTATGCGGCACCGGAGTCGATAGCCAATCAAACATACGTACCTCAATCAGATGTTTGGTCTTTGGGATGCACCCTCTTGTTCATGTTGACTGGGAAATCGCCTTGGAAGTTCGACAACCGGACGACTGCCGTGGATGTGATGATGACTATCGGCTGTAGTGATCAGATTCCGGAGATCCCCAGTACTAAGAAGATTTCGAAAGAGGCCGTAGATTTTCTCAAGAAGTGTTTTGTTAAGGATCCAAGATCAAGATTTACTGCCGACATGCTTCTAGATCATCCCTTTGTCAAAGCTAGAAACGCATCCCCTCGTGCCGGAAAATGCAGCAGCCGCCACCAACACCACCACCACCGTTATCTCACCTCAAGATTATCTCACGGCATCAGTTCATTGGTCCCCAGCTGTTTTCATGTCGTTGATTCCGCTGCAGTCCGTCCTATCTAA